A genomic stretch from Eriocheir sinensis breed Jianghai 21 unplaced genomic scaffold, ASM2467909v1 Scaffold1709, whole genome shotgun sequence includes:
- the LOC126990519 gene encoding phospholysine phosphohistidine inorganic pyrophosphate phosphatase-like, with protein sequence MMAWCSQPVRGVLLDITGVLYEGGSTVPIPGSVEAVERLKASGIGVRLVTNETSVPVGHLLKKLQGMGFKVQDKEVFSPIPAAIRVLQERGLVPHLLVNRMVEGEFAPLLPPAAPPAPPSCVVVGDADQAFNFDNMNKAFRALKGMADPVILSLGAGKFYRHHGELQLDVAPFVKALEWAVSGAKVEVVGKPSPNFFLSALSSMGVKPEEAVMVGDDLEGDVGGALGCGVRGVLLRTGKFTPAWENHPTITPSLIGVNLGEVVDELLG encoded by the exons ATGATGGCATGGTGCAGTCAGCCAGTTCGGGGGGTCCTTCTGGACATAACCGGGGTCCTATATGAGGGTGGGTCCACTGTGCCTATTCCTGGGAGCGTGGAGGCTGTGGAGAG acTCAAGGCATCAGGTATAGGAGTTCGTCTGGTCACTAACGAGACCTCCGTACCTGTGGGCCATCTCCTGAAGAAGCTGCAAGGTATGGGCTTCAAGGTGCAGGATAAGGAGGTCTTCAGCCCCATTCCTGCAGCCATCAGGGTCCTGCAGGAGAGAGGATTGGTCCCACATCTCCTGGTGAATCGTATG GTCGAGGGAGAGTTCGCCCCCCTGCTGCCCCCtgccgccccccccgccccccccagctgtgtggtggtgggggatgcTGACCAAGCCTTCAACTTCGATAACATGAACAAGGCTTTTAGGGCTCTGAAGGGCATGGCGGACCCCGTTATACTGTCCTTGGGCGCTGG GAAGTTCTACCGCCACCACGGGGAGCTTCAGCTGGACGTGGCGCCGTTCGTCAAGGCTTTGGAGTGGGCGGTGAGTGGGGCGAAGGTCGAGGTGGTGGGGAAGCCCTCTCCGAACTTCTTCCTCTCAGCCCTCTCATCCATGGGGGTCAAGCCGGAGGAG gctGTCATGGTGGGGGATGACCTCGAGGGTGACGTCGGGGGGGCGCTcgggtgtggggtgaggggggtgctTTTACGGACGGGCAAGTTCACCCCGGCCTGGGAGAatcaccccaccatcaccccgtCTCTTATTGGGGTGAATTtgggggaggtggtggatgaGCTGCtggggtga